A region of Ammospiza nelsoni isolate bAmmNel1 chromosome 8, bAmmNel1.pri, whole genome shotgun sequence DNA encodes the following proteins:
- the PKD2L1 gene encoding polycystin-2-like protein 1, whose product MNMSHLKNRAESHFKVSEVHELETVGKKAWDNPVYNGSPSTSLKIQTIYNPKPVLESPYENFEEVGDALPYQEEQSKAVNGRTSPFLKCCFYIFRGIRGLWGTTLTENTAENRELYVKTTLRELLVYVMFLVDICLLTYGMTSSNAYYYTKVMSELFLQTSTDGRVSFQSISSMADFWVYAQGPLLDNLYWTKWYNNESLAAHSTQSYIYYENLLLGVPRMRQLKVKNNSCVVHDDFKEEISGCYDVYSEDKEERLSFGLINGTAWRYHSEEELGGSSHWGRLTSYSGGGYYIDLKMTREESAEALQVLKEKLWLDRGTRVVFIDFSVYNANINLFCVLRLVVEFPATGGAIPSWQIRTVKLIRYVSTWDFFIVACEIVFCVFIFYYVVEEALELRIHKFKYFTSIWNILDVVVILLSIVAIGFHIFRTTEVNRLLGELLEHPNTYADFEFLAFWQTQYNNMNAVNLFFAWIKIFKYISFNKTMTQLSSTLARCAKDILGFAIMFFIVFFAYAQLGYLLFGTQVENFSTFVKCIFTQFRIILGDFDYNSIDNANRVLGPLYFVTYVFFVFFVLLNMFLAIINDTYSEVKEELSSQKDELQLSDILKQSYNRTLTRLKLKKEQISEVQKALQNGTTQLDFEDFKNSLKQLGHADHEITAAFSRFDKDGNRILDEEEQQQMKHDLEAKRVALNTEIENLGKSYADNNLDENLTYMEARNNHSNKATWVSKEEFQVLLHRVLQLEHSINSIGYKIDAVVNKLDVPERKEMKKKDLLGKPLGDVSKEEEASQEELHPQSLDQLGKEGESWGMEHIQRNNMSGSSSQNGVYHILPKSSVLGSQVPKNF is encoded by the exons ATGAATATGTCTCACCTAAAGAACAGAGCTGAGAGCCACTTTAAAGTATCAGAGGTGCATGAACTGGAGACAGTGGGGAAGAAAGCTTGGGACAATCCTGTTTACAATGGCTCTCCCTCTACCTCCTTGAAAATTCAAACCATCTACAACCCCAAACCTGTCCTGGAGAGTCCCTACGAGAATTTTGAAGAGGTTGGGGATGCGCTGCCCTACCAGGAAGAACAGAGCAAAGCTGTGAATGGGAGGACAAGTCCTTTCCTCAAGTGCTGCTTCTACATCTTCCGAGGCATCCGAG GTCTGTGGGGCACTACACTGACTGAGAACACAGCTGAAAATAGGGAGCTGTATGTGAAGACCACCCTGCGAGAACTGCTGGTCTATGTTATGTTCTTGGTGGACATCTGTCTCT TGACATATGGAATGACAAGTTCCAATGCCTATTACTACACCAAAGTGATGTCTGAGCTCTTCCTGCAGACCTCTACAGATGGCCGTGTCTCCTTCCAGTCCATCAGCAGCATGGCTGACTTCTGGGTG TATGCACAAGGGCCCCTGCTGGACAACCTATACTGGACCAAGTGGTACAACAACGAGTCCCTGGCGGCGCACAGCACGCAGTCATACATCTATTACGAAAACCTGCTGCTGGGTGTCCCACGCATGAGGCAGCTGAAGGTGAAGAACAACTCCTGTGTGGTCCACGATGACTTCAAGGAGGAAATCTCTGGCTGCTATGATGTATACTCTGAAGACAAGGAGGAAAGGCTCTCCTTTGGGCTCATCAATGGAACGGC GTGGAGGTACCAttctgaggaggagctgggtggtTCATCTCACTGGGGAAGACTAACCAGTTACAGTGGGGGAGGATACTACATAGACCTCAAGATGACCAGAGAAGAGAGTGCTGAAGCCCTGCAGGTCTTGAAGGAGAAACTGTGGCTGGATCGGGGAACACGAGTTGTCTTTATTGATTTCTCTGTGTATAATGCAAATATCAATCTGTTCTGTGTTCTGAG GTTAGTGGTTGAGTTTCCAGCCACTGGTGGTGCCATTCCCTCCTGGCAAATCCGGACAGTGAAGCTTATACGATATGTCAGCACATGGGACTTCTTCATTGTTGCCTGTGAAATTGTATTCTGTGTCTTCATCTTCTACTACGTGGTGGAAGAGGCTTTGGAGCTCCGTATCCACAAGTTTAAGTACTTCACCAGCATCTGGAACATTCTGGATGTGGTTGTCATTCTG CTCTCCATTGTTGCCATTGGGTTTCACATCTTTCGCACCACAGAGGTGAAcaggctgctgggagagctgctggagcacccCAACACCTACGCAGACTTTGAATTCCTGGCGTTCTGGCAGACCCAGTACAACAATATGAATGCAGTCAACTTATTTTTTGCCTGGATCAAG ATATTCAAGTACATTAGCTTTAACAAAACAATGACCCAGCTCTCCTCCACACTGGCACGTTGTGCCAAGGACATCCTGGGCTTTGCCATCATGTTCTTCATTGTCTTCTTTGCCTACGCCCAGCTGGGTTACCTTCTTTTTGGGACACAAGTGGAAAACTTCAGTACCTTTGTTAAATGCAT TTTCACCCAGTTTCGGATCATTCTTGGTGATTTTGACTACAATTCCATTGACAATGCCAACAGGGTGCTTGGGCCTCTTTACTTTGTCACCTATgtgttctttgttttctttgtgcttcTG AACATGTTCCTGGCCATCATCAATGACACCTACTCAGAAGTCAAGGAGGAGCTTTCGAGCCAGAAGGatgagctgcagctctctgacATCTTGAAGCAG AGCTACAACCGGACACTCACGAGGCTGAAGCTGAAGAAAGAGCAGATTTCTGAGGTGCAGAAAGCCCTGCAGAATGGAACAACACAACTGGACTTTGAAGACTTCAAGAACAGCTTGAAGCA ACTGGGCCATGCAGACCATGAGATCACAGCAGCTTTCTCCAGATTTGACAAAGATGGCAACCGCATCCTTGATGAAGAGGAGCAACAGCAGATGAAGCATGACCTAGAGgcaaaaagg gtTGCTCTGAACACAGAGAttgaaaatttggggaaatccTACGCTGACAACAACCTGGATGAGAATCTGACCTACATGGAAGCAAGGAATAACCACAGCAATAAGGCCACCTGGGTCTCCAAAGAAGAGTTCCAAGT cctcctgcaccgtgtgctgcagctggaacacTCCATAAACAGCATTGGCTACAAGATTGATGCAGTGGTGAACAAGCTTGATGtgccagaaagaaaagagatgaagaagaaggatCTGTTGGGCAAACCACTGGGTGATGTTAGCAAG GAGGAAGAAGCCAGTCAGGAAGAGCTGCACCCGCAGAGCCTAGACCAGCtgggaaaagaaggagaaagttgGGGGATGGAACACATACAGAGAAACAACATGAGTGGCAGCTCTTCCCAGAATGGGGTCTATCACATCTTGCCCAAGTCAAGTGTACTGGGGTCTCAGGTGCCCAAGAACTTCTAG